Proteins from one Malania oleifera isolate guangnan ecotype guangnan chromosome 4, ASM2987363v1, whole genome shotgun sequence genomic window:
- the LOC131153502 gene encoding cysteine-rich receptor-like protein kinase 25, which produces MSPSTRTTVASTVLFLSFLLLLRCAEPSLTYRYQFCGGDADNTTNEFSPNSTFQSDLNLLLSLLSSPNSTRNTSFRNLTAGGSLNSSASASASASASAAVYGIYLCRGDVTADVCQECVAAARTEIVRRCKRVRSAIIWYDECMLRYSNESFFSVMDEGPRISLPDGESVSDPDPFSRVLADAMDDVATRAAKDVSPLEKFATKEAAFSRNQTVYALAQCTPNLPWTDCNKCLRTAVALLPACCTGKVGARVLMPCCNVRYQVYLFYNRSVDASSGNGNGKGSALPAPIFPRLPPQAVVPSPTEKNNSSTRTVIAIATPIGVCVVLFSLCYWIWMRKAKKKGNLVREEHVQIEFPVVESLQFDLDTIKVATNNFSNDNKIGEGGFGVVYKGRFYNGQDIAVKRLSRGSRQGVEEFKNEVVVVAKLQHRNLVRLLGFCLEKEEKMLVYEYLPNKSLDYFLFDVEKQRQFDWPTRYKIIRGIARGILYLHEDSRLIIIHRDLKASNVLLDGDMNPKISDFGMAKIFGMDQTHGSTNRIVGTYGYMPPEYAMYGHFSVKYDVYSFGVLILETVSGKRCSSFHQSSDSADNLLSTTWKLWKDGAPLELMDPSLSDSYSRNEVLRCIQIGLLCVQDDMTARPTMASVVLMLNSLSVTLPLPQQPASIVLSRSEMEFSVTKERESDQSTSKSMSWSANNASITDLSPR; this is translated from the exons ATGTCGCCGTCCACTCGTACAACCGTCGCTTCCACCGttctttttctctcatttctgCTGCTTCTCCGCTGTGCCGAACCCAGCCTCACCTACCGCTACCAATTCTGCGGTGGCGACGCCGACAACACCACAAACGAGTTCTCCCCAAACAGCACCTTCCAATCCGATCTCAATCTCCTCCTTTCTTTGCTTTCTTCCCCCAACTCCACCCGCAACACGTCTTTCCGAAACCTCACCGCCGGCGGCAGCCTCAACAGCTCCGCTTCAGCTTCCGCTTCCGCTTCCGCTTCCGCCGCTGTCTACGGCATCTACCTCTGCCGCGGCGACGTCACCGCAGACGTCTGCCAAGAGTGCGTGGCCGCTGCGCGCACAGAGATCGTCCGGCGCTGCAAAAGGGTAAGAAGCGCCATAATCTGGTACGACGAGTGCATGTTGCGTTACTCCAACGAATCGTTCTTCTCCGTCATGGACGAAGGGCCTAGAATCTCTTTACCCGACGGAGAGAGCGTATCGGACCCGGATCCGTTTTCTCGGGTACTGGCAGACGCCATGGACGATGTAGCGACGCGTGCGGCGAAGGACGTATCTCCTCTGGAGAAGTTTGCAACGAAAGAGGCGGCCTTCTCGAGGAATCAGACGGTGTACGCGCTGGCGCAGTGTACGCCGAACCTGCCGTGGACCGACTGCAATAAATGTTTGCGAACGGCCGTCGCGTTGCTCCCCGCTTGCTGCACCGGTAAGGTAGGGGCAAGGGTTCTGATGCCCTGTTGTAATGTGAGGTACCAGGTTTACCTGTTTTATAACCGGAGCGTGGATGCATCGAGTGGGAATGGGAATGGGAAGGGCTCTGCTCTTCCTGCACCAATATTCCCTCGTCTTCCTCCCCAGGCTGTGGTTCCAAGCCCTACAG AAAAAAATAACTCTTCAACTAGAACGGTTATAGCCATTGCTACTCCAATTGGTGTTTGCGTGGTGCTCTTCTCTTTGTGCTATTGGATTTGGATGAGGAAAGCAAAAAAGAAAGGCAATCTTGTAAGGGAAGAACATG TTCAAATCGAATTTCCTGTTGTGGAGTCTCTACAGTTCGATTTGGATACAATTAAGGTCGCTACAAACAACTTCTCTAATGATAATAAGATTGGTGAAGGTGGATTTGGTGTGGTCTACAAG GGTAGGTTTTATAATGGGCAAGATATTGCTGTGAAGAGATTATCAAGAGGTTCTAGGCAAGGTGTAGAAGAGTTCAAGAATGAGGTTGTAGTGGTCGCCAAGCTACAACATAGAAATCTAGTAAGGCTTCTCGGGTTTTGCTTGGAAAAGGAAGAAAAGATGCTCGTCTATGAATATTTGCCGAACAAAAGCCTCGACTACTTTCTATTTG ATGTTGAAAAGCAAAGACAGTTTGATTGGCCAACGCGTTACAAGATTATCCGAGGAATTGCTCGAGGAATTCTTTATCTTCATGAAGATTCTCGGCTTATAATTATACACCGAGATCTCAAAGCTAGCAATGTATTGTTAGATGGAGATATGAACCCAAAGATTTCAGATTTTGGTATGGCAAAGATTTTCGGTATGGACCAAACTCATGGAAGTACAAATAGAATAGTTGGAACATA TGGTTACATGCCTCCGGAGTATGCAATGTATGGGCATTTCTCTGTGAAGTACGATGTATATAGTTTTGGTGTCTTGATTTTAGAGACTGTGAGCGGCAAACGGTGCAGCTCTTTCCATCAGTCATCAGACAGTGCCGACAACCTTTTAAGCACT ACATGGAAATTGTGGAAGGATGGGGCACCCTTGGAGTTGATGGATCCCAGTCTGAGTGATTCTTATTCGAGAAATGAAGTCCTTAGATGCATTCAGATTGGTTTGCTATGCGTTCAGGACGATATGACTGCTAGACCCACCATGGCATCAGTGGTCCTTATGCTTAATAGCTTATCTGTTACTCTGCCATTGCCCCAGCAGCCTGCTTCCATTGTTCTTAGTAGATCAGAAATGGAGTTTTCCGTTACAAAGGAGAGAGAATCAGATCAATCTACGAGCAAGTCTATGTCATGGTCTGCAAACAATGCTTCGATTACAGATCTCTCTCCTCGTTAA